From a single Terribacillus sp. DMT04 genomic region:
- a CDS encoding helix-turn-helix domain-containing protein, whose protein sequence is MEELEKALYKGLGIIVKQLRIQKGLSQEELGAMCGLHRTYVSDIERGRRNVSLLNIYRLSVALGVHMSELLRYRVLTDDKDL, encoded by the coding sequence ATGGAAGAACTTGAAAAGGCGCTATATAAAGGCTTAGGCATTATTGTGAAGCAATTAAGGATCCAAAAAGGCTTGTCTCAAGAAGAACTTGGAGCAATGTGTGGATTACATCGTACATATGTCAGTGACATAGAGCGCGGCCGGAGAAATGTTTCACTACTAAACATATATAGATTATCTGTTGCACTGGGCGTTCATATGTCGGAACTGCTGCGTTATAGAGTACTTACCGACGATAAGGATTTATAG
- a CDS encoding IS3 family transposase (programmed frameshift) produces MGTRVSYPLEVKQKAVEMKMAGRSTKEIMDSLNIKNKTQVETWVRWYKSGEVHRFEQPVGKQYTYGKGPAYTSEMEKLQAENRYLKQQNEVFKKVQGIGKEVDRETAVGLVEHLNKTMTVQDICMHLGISRASYYRWKVKEKDAWKEQLEKQIGTLCRKHRYRYGYRKITAILRQEYCVNHKAVQRIMQKNQWQCRVKVKKRKNTGQPYAVAENILDRNFQSDRRLEKLVTDITYLPYGQKQLYLSSILDLYNGEVIAFSVGDKQDTAFVLDTLAQLPTLPENCILHSDQGSVYTSYEYQKAVKAKGITMSMSQKGTPADNASIESFHSSLKSETFYLNSIVRTTSAIVERTVEDYIHYYNNIRIQTKLNNQSPIQYRQLAV; encoded by the exons ATGGGGACAAGAGTGAGTTATCCATTGGAAGTCAAACAGAAAGCAGTAGAAATGAAAATGGCAGGCAGGTCTACAAAAGAAATTATGGACAGTTTAAATATAAAGAACAAGACTCAGGTAGAAACGTGGGTTAGATGGTACAAATCAGGAGAAGTGCATCGTTTCGAACAGCCTGTCGGAAAACAATATACTTACGGAAAAGGACCTGCTTACACATCGGAAATGGAGAAGCTGCAGGCCGAGAATCGCTACTTAAAGCAACAAAATGAAGTTT TTAAAAAAGTACAAGGAATTGGAAAGGAAGTTGATAGAGAAACGGCAGTTGGGCTTGTAGAACACTTGAATAAAACTATGACAGTACAGGATATCTGTATGCATCTAGGCATCTCAAGAGCATCTTATTATCGCTGGAAAGTTAAAGAGAAAGATGCATGGAAAGAACAATTAGAAAAACAAATCGGCACATTGTGCCGAAAACATAGGTACCGATATGGATATCGAAAAATCACTGCCATACTGCGACAGGAATACTGTGTCAATCACAAGGCTGTGCAGCGCATTATGCAGAAGAATCAATGGCAGTGCCGCGTCAAAGTGAAAAAACGTAAGAATACAGGGCAGCCATATGCCGTCGCAGAAAATATATTGGATCGGAACTTTCAGTCCGATCGTCGGTTAGAGAAACTCGTAACAGATATTACTTACTTGCCTTACGGTCAGAAACAATTGTATCTTTCCAGCATATTGGATCTGTACAATGGTGAAGTAATTGCTTTCTCAGTTGGAGATAAACAAGACACAGCGTTTGTGTTAGATACACTCGCTCAGCTACCAACATTGCCGGAGAACTGCATACTGCATAGTGACCAAGGATCCGTATACACTTCTTACGAATACCAAAAAGCTGTAAAAGCAAAAGGCATTACCATGAGCATGTCCCAGAAAGGGACGCCCGCTGATAATGCCTCCATCGAATCGTTTCATTCCTCACTAAAGTCTGAAACGTTCTATCTCAACAGCATAGTTCGGACTACGAGTGCCATCGTAGAGCGTACTGTCGAAGATTACATTCATTATTATAACAACATTCGTATTCAAACGAAACTAAACAACCAATCACCGATACAATATCGACAATTGGCTGTTTGA
- a CDS encoding DEAD/DEAH box helicase yields the protein MVDFKKLKSKKSKPKSIIPTEILRRLPKPEGFNDLYTSQTEILKKWFDLRDKQKDIVIKLHTGGGKTLVGLLIAQSTLNETGEPVLYLAPNKQLVQQTLEKAERHGIPAVPYVPGENLDEEYVNGKAVMVATYKALFHGKSKFGLRGEAKIQKIGAVILDDAHAAFSVVRNSFTLEVKTKDNRARYSELVDLFRKSFKDTDKLGTLEDIVSGSDFSTLEVPYWAWNEKLEAVREQLKSDSDKYDLIWPLLRDQLHLCHALINKDAFTITPILPLVDAFPTFSEAPRRIYMSATIADDSEIIRTFDANPESVKNALQSRSLAGISERMILIPELMPFKYKKEDGERIIKWTSEKKDLGSVVLVSSDKKAAEWSAEATVAKGAKQVEELVNQLQEEQIRGPVVFSNRYDGIDLPGDSCRLLLMNGLPSGTSSYELFRASALYGGNTITRMLAQRIEQGMGRGARGAGDHCVILLVGSDISSWISKDANFRFLTSATRAQLDMGIVISKEIENLKDLALTIQRSYERDKDWTEYHAETLADLENESDESYLKQAAAERKAVNLWNDGYHNEAIAKLERVIHNEEDTDPQMRGWFLQLAARISNEWGNDDRSLDLQRQAYANNRNLIRPKTLPPYRPLPIPGVQSKEIVNRIGSYRLRQGYLQSFEEVVSNLHQDATANQFEQALCDLALFMGLKSERHDKDGEGPDVLWLLPDSVGYVIEAKSRKKAKNALTKGEHGQLLVAAEWFAAAYPGYKCFRVSVHPKNKATRSAVAGASHAITYEKLMSLVSDARTLLEALVDSQLETKMLEAECNRLLEESNLRSDRIADNYLVQFEEQE from the coding sequence ATGGTTGATTTTAAGAAACTAAAATCGAAGAAGAGCAAGCCGAAGTCTATAATTCCTACAGAGATACTAAGAAGATTGCCTAAGCCAGAAGGATTTAATGATCTATATACAAGTCAAACTGAAATACTTAAAAAATGGTTTGATCTGAGAGATAAACAAAAAGATATTGTCATTAAATTACATACTGGTGGTGGAAAAACATTAGTAGGGTTATTAATCGCACAATCAACTCTTAATGAAACCGGCGAACCGGTTCTTTACCTTGCACCTAATAAGCAACTAGTGCAGCAAACTCTCGAGAAAGCTGAAAGACATGGCATACCTGCTGTACCATACGTACCAGGAGAGAACCTTGACGAAGAATATGTTAACGGGAAAGCTGTTATGGTAGCTACTTATAAAGCTCTTTTCCATGGTAAAAGCAAATTTGGTTTGCGAGGTGAAGCAAAGATACAGAAAATAGGAGCTGTTATTCTCGACGATGCCCATGCAGCTTTTTCAGTTGTTCGTAATTCTTTTACACTTGAAGTAAAAACTAAAGATAATAGAGCACGCTATTCTGAACTGGTAGATTTGTTTAGAAAATCTTTTAAAGATACAGATAAACTTGGAACACTAGAGGATATAGTATCAGGCTCTGACTTTTCAACACTCGAAGTACCGTACTGGGCTTGGAACGAAAAATTAGAGGCTGTAAGAGAACAACTTAAGTCTGATTCGGATAAGTATGATTTAATATGGCCATTATTAAGAGATCAACTGCATCTCTGTCATGCACTTATTAATAAGGATGCGTTCACAATAACTCCTATTCTTCCCTTGGTAGATGCATTCCCAACATTCTCAGAAGCTCCAAGAAGAATATATATGTCAGCTACCATTGCAGATGATAGTGAAATTATAAGAACTTTTGATGCCAATCCAGAAAGTGTTAAAAATGCTCTTCAATCTCGTTCTTTGGCGGGTATCAGTGAGAGAATGATTCTTATACCAGAGTTGATGCCATTTAAGTACAAAAAAGAAGATGGTGAAAGAATCATAAAGTGGACTTCTGAAAAAAAGGATCTTGGATCTGTTGTTCTAGTATCATCAGATAAAAAAGCAGCAGAATGGTCGGCAGAGGCAACCGTTGCAAAGGGAGCGAAACAAGTAGAAGAATTGGTTAATCAGTTACAAGAAGAACAAATTAGAGGACCTGTCGTCTTTTCAAACCGTTATGATGGAATTGACTTGCCGGGGGATTCGTGTCGTTTACTTTTGATGAATGGATTGCCATCAGGAACATCGAGCTACGAACTATTTAGAGCAAGCGCTCTATACGGTGGTAATACAATAACTCGAATGTTAGCACAAAGAATTGAACAAGGCATGGGTAGAGGCGCACGTGGAGCCGGAGATCATTGTGTAATCTTATTAGTAGGAAGTGATATTTCATCATGGATTTCAAAAGATGCGAATTTTAGATTTCTAACTAGTGCAACAAGGGCTCAATTAGACATGGGGATCGTGATAAGTAAAGAAATAGAAAATTTAAAGGATTTAGCACTAACTATTCAAAGGAGTTATGAAAGGGACAAAGACTGGACTGAATATCACGCTGAAACTTTAGCTGATCTTGAAAATGAGTCTGATGAATCATACTTAAAGCAGGCTGCTGCAGAAAGGAAGGCCGTAAACCTTTGGAATGATGGTTATCATAATGAGGCAATTGCAAAACTTGAACGTGTAATACATAACGAAGAAGATACTGATCCTCAGATGCGAGGATGGTTTCTACAATTAGCTGCTCGCATATCAAACGAATGGGGAAATGATGATAGATCATTAGACTTACAGCGGCAAGCCTATGCAAATAATAGAAATTTGATAAGACCAAAAACCCTTCCGCCTTATCGTCCATTACCTATCCCTGGAGTACAATCAAAAGAAATTGTGAATAGAATTGGAAGTTATCGGCTTCGACAGGGTTACTTACAATCTTTTGAGGAAGTTGTTTCTAACCTTCATCAAGATGCTACAGCTAATCAGTTTGAACAAGCACTCTGTGATTTAGCATTATTTATGGGCCTTAAATCGGAGCGCCATGATAAAGACGGTGAAGGTCCTGATGTACTGTGGCTCCTCCCTGATAGTGTTGGATATGTTATAGAAGCAAAAAGTAGAAAAAAAGCAAAAAATGCATTGACAAAGGGAGAACATGGTCAGCTTCTAGTTGCTGCAGAATGGTTTGCTGCAGCATATCCAGGATACAAATGTTTTAGGGTAAGTGTGCATCCGAAGAACAAAGCAACTCGATCGGCTGTGGCAGGAGCGTCTCATGCAATAACGTATGAGAAACTTATGTCCCTCGTTTCAGATGCTCGAACACTTTTGGAAGCGCTGGTCGACTCACAACTTGAAACTAAAATGCTAGAAGCAGAATGCAATCGTCTACTTGAAGAGTCAAATCTTCGGTCTGATCGGATTGCGGATAACTACTTAGTTCAGTTCGAAGAACAAGAATGA